In Janthinobacterium sp. J1-1, a single genomic region encodes these proteins:
- a CDS encoding head GIN domain-containing protein translates to MRHLLLFAALVASPLVHADEQTRPVTAFNAIDIRGPISIEVESGKEHSLVLRGDQKFLGGVITEVVNGELKISMKDKTIKKVEGDPRVIVTMPQLRKLIADGAGEKILTKLNGPRVDISYQGAGRLLADGKIDWLRLKAQGVGEVDTQALLAKNVDVNFDGIGSVKVYSSGELNAVVRGMGELVYYGKPKIVHKSVAGIGSVSAAK, encoded by the coding sequence GTTCGCCGCCCTCGTTGCCAGCCCATTGGTCCATGCCGACGAGCAGACCCGCCCGGTCACTGCCTTCAACGCCATCGATATCCGCGGCCCGATCAGCATCGAAGTGGAATCGGGCAAGGAGCATAGCCTGGTGCTGCGCGGCGACCAGAAATTCCTCGGCGGCGTGATCACGGAAGTGGTCAATGGCGAACTGAAGATTTCCATGAAGGACAAGACCATCAAGAAGGTAGAAGGCGATCCGCGCGTGATCGTTACCATGCCGCAGTTGCGCAAGCTGATCGCCGATGGCGCCGGTGAAAAAATCCTCACCAAGCTGAACGGCCCACGCGTCGATATCAGCTACCAGGGCGCCGGACGCCTGCTGGCTGACGGCAAGATCGACTGGCTGCGCCTGAAAGCCCAGGGCGTGGGCGAAGTCGATACGCAAGCCTTGCTGGCAAAAAACGTCGACGTCAATTTCGACGGCATCGGCTCGGTCAAAGTGTATTCCTCGGGCGAACTGAACGCCGTGGTGCGCGGCATGGGCGAATTGGTGTATTACGGCAAGCCGAAGATCGTGCACAAGTCGGTGGCCGGCATTGGCAGCGTCAGCGCGGCCAAATAA